Proteins encoded in a region of the Paenibacillus sp. W2I17 genome:
- a CDS encoding TVP38/TMEM64 family protein — translation MFRQWANVVNLGGTAVQIGTRPDLPDLKGAFGILRKWLWLLLYVLLAGVTFIYRYELLAWTDLHQSIPLLLAMATLFALVPVIPYKFVIIAFGYSYGTTTAAWICWLGTTLAAMLVYGGARTIFRHQARSYLERIRGLNRFTTWMEAHPFMGVMAMRLLPIVPQMAVNIYAGITYTPFWVFMVATAIGKLPAIFVFAYAGAQAETSIWLSLAILAGYLVFMAIVLLLFRFRSRNKA, via the coding sequence TTGTTCAGACAATGGGCGAACGTGGTAAACTTAGGAGGAACAGCAGTACAGATCGGGACACGACCAGACCTGCCTGATCTGAAAGGAGCGTTTGGGATTTTGCGAAAATGGTTATGGCTCCTCCTATATGTTTTACTTGCTGGAGTCACGTTTATTTACAGATATGAACTGCTGGCCTGGACCGATCTTCATCAGTCCATACCGCTGTTACTCGCCATGGCAACATTGTTTGCTCTTGTGCCTGTCATTCCTTATAAGTTTGTTATTATCGCGTTTGGTTACAGTTACGGTACCACCACGGCAGCCTGGATATGCTGGCTTGGCACCACACTTGCAGCCATGCTCGTTTATGGCGGAGCAAGAACCATCTTCAGACATCAGGCGAGATCGTACCTCGAACGCATTCGGGGTCTGAACCGTTTTACCACATGGATGGAAGCACATCCGTTCATGGGTGTCATGGCGATGCGACTGTTGCCGATCGTGCCTCAGATGGCCGTTAATATTTACGCAGGTATAACGTACACGCCATTCTGGGTCTTCATGGTTGCCACGGCCATTGGCAAATTGCCAGCGATTTTTGTTTTTGCCTATGCAGGTGCACAGGCTGAAACCTCCATCTGGCTGAGCCTGGCCATCCTTGCCGGATATCTGGTGTTCATGGCCATTGTATTGCTCTTATTTCGCTTTCGGTCACGCAACAAAGCCTGA